One window of the Dreissena polymorpha isolate Duluth1 chromosome 5, UMN_Dpol_1.0, whole genome shotgun sequence genome contains the following:
- the LOC127881312 gene encoding transcription factor IIIA-like, whose amino-acid sequence MASHEHQEYSTYSETGNQQSAFYSRIKLNNDDEIRLSDHQAQELVGKAEIHSQNLQSQQLSDQQNLASPSQVSSTTSTNLSMVARSDDMNSSGDDLDLSGDTSKRHSDRQHICMTCFKAFRNKPQLSQHELVHNNMRKHVCSYCDKSFKQICHLNQHMRVHTGERPYKCDVEGCGRSFAQLSNLNHHKKNHEEHVKRDIARQFRCEVCDRSYATKQSLNTHIQKLHTNLKSPEGSITSPIVSPSPVKKRKSVSKDLQASEIQTNLPEIEDAFMLECESISDHDPDDDLPTQVKVKPRFMATKSNLMVRIGTPSGERDRNQGPRTTLPLPFSLNQGSPVSTGQKGQDSFVPSMSGVQMSFSQLAYSQSNVIMSPSEQRALRMASEAERKVIQSRLHGKESDGAYLQSDQRLLARHGEGIDERMQKFSDEGFLHSSEHPTHNLYDKLHNLHESRSIENSQLPVSAHMAPNEVPSRVTHHYPKMSNQDHEQRVSDSPHSFSHSFSTNDRQGEYQLNQY is encoded by the exons ATGGCTTCCCATGAACACCAAGAATACAGCACATATAGTGAGACAGGAAATCAGCAGAGTGCTTTTTATAGCAGAATAAAGCttaataatgatgatgaaataCGCTTGAGTGATCATCAAGCTCAGGAACTTGTTGGAAAGGCTGAAATTCACTCGCAAAATTTACAAAGTCAGCAGCTTTCAGATCAGCAAAACTTGGCATCACCTTCGCAAGTATCCTCAACAACTTCTACCAATCTTTCAATGGTTGCACGATCTGATGACATGAACTCCAGTGGGGATGATCTGGATTTGTCTGGTGACACTTCTAAGCGACACTCTGATAGGCAACATATCTGCATGACCTGTTTCAAAGCTTTCCGAAATAAACCTCAGTTGAGTCAACATGAACTTGTGCATAACAATATGCGTAAGCATGTGTGCAGCTATTGTGATAAGTCCTTCAAACAGATCTGTCATCTGAATCAGCATATGCGTGTTCATACAG GGGAGCGCCCATACAAATGTGACGTGGAGGGTTGTGGGAGATCATTTGCCCAGTTATCAAATCTGAACCACCACAAGAAGAACCATGAGGAACATGTGAAGCGCGATATCGCCCGTCAGTTTAGATGTGAGGTGTGCGACCGTAGTTACGCAACTAAACAGAGTCTCAATACACATATACAGAAG CTCCATACAAATTTGAAATCCCCTGAGGGCTCTATCACCAGTCCGATAGTTTCACCATCACCTGTTAAAAAGCGCAAAAGTGTCTCAAAAGACCTGCAGGCTTCCGAAATCCAGACTAACCTCCCAGAGATTGAAGATGCCTTCATGTTGGAATGCGAAAGCATAAGTGACCATGACCCAGACGATGACCTTCCCacacaggtcaaggtcaagccACGGTTCATGGCAACAAAGTCCAACTTGATGGTGAGAATCGGAACGCCTTCAGGGGAGAGGGATCGAAACCAAGGACCCCGCACAACTCTGCCACTACCGTTCTCCCTCAACCAAGGATCTCCCGTCTCTACGGGTCAAAAAGGTCAAGATAGTTTTGTTCCATCTATGTCGGGTGTTCAAATGTCTTTTTCGCAGCTTGCTTACTCACAGTCTAACGTCATAATGAGCCCAAGTGAGCAAAGGGCATTGCGCATGGCATCGGAGGCTGAAAGAAAGGTAATCCAGTCTAGGCTTCATGGTAAGGAATCAGACGGAGCGTACTTACAGTCGGATCAGAGATTGCTTGCAAGGCACGGAGAGGGCATTGATGAAAGAATGCAAAAGTTTTCTGATGAGGGTTTTCTGCATTCCTCGGAACATCCAACTCATAATCTTTATGACAAACTGCATAACCTTCATGAGAGTAGGTCCATAGAAAACTCACAGTTGCCTGTGTCAGCTCATATGGCCCCTAATGAGGTCCCTTCACGGGTCACTCATCACTATCCTAAAATGTCCAATCAGGACCACGAACAAAGGGTTTCTGACTCGCCCCATTCTTTCAGTCATTCTTTCAGTACTAACGATAGGCAGGGTGAATATCAGTTAAATCAATACTAA